A part of Pseudomonadota bacterium genomic DNA contains:
- the rplI gene encoding 50S ribosomal protein L9 — MQLILLQKVDNLGDLGDMVTVRSGFARNFLLPKGMAKVANEANVAEFEARRAELEREASARLTEAQGRADKIAALSIVIPANAGTEGKLFGSLGAPDIADAVTAAGVPVERKEVRLGEGPIRTVGEHEVGLHLHSDVDVTLTVTVTAEA; from the coding sequence ATGCAACTGATTCTTTTGCAGAAAGTGGACAACCTCGGTGACCTCGGCGACATGGTCACGGTGCGGTCCGGTTTTGCCCGCAACTTCTTGTTGCCCAAAGGCATGGCGAAGGTCGCGAACGAAGCCAACGTCGCCGAATTCGAGGCGCGTCGCGCCGAGCTCGAGCGCGAAGCCTCGGCCCGCCTGACCGAAGCCCAGGGCCGTGCCGACAAGATTGCTGCGCTGAGCATCGTGATCCCGGCCAACGCCGGCACCGAAGGCAAGCTGTTCGGTTCACTGGGCGCGCCCGACATCGCCGACGCCGTGACGGCGGCCGGCGTGCCGGTCGAACGCAAGGAAGTGCGCCTGGGCGAGGGACCGATCCGCACTGTCGGTGAGCACGAGGTCGGCTTGCACCTGCACAGCGACGTCGACGTCACCTTGACCGTGACGGTCACCGCCGAGGCGTGA
- the fdxA gene encoding ferredoxin FdxA, producing the protein MAFVVTENCIKCKYTDCVEVCPVDCFHEGPNFLVIDPDECIDCSLCEPECPANAIYAEEDLPDSQLDFLNLNAELSQDWPVITQQKDPPADAADWDGKAGKLELLER; encoded by the coding sequence ATGGCATTCGTCGTCACCGAGAACTGCATCAAGTGCAAGTACACAGACTGCGTTGAAGTCTGTCCGGTGGACTGTTTCCATGAAGGCCCCAACTTCCTGGTCATCGATCCCGACGAGTGCATCGACTGCTCTCTGTGCGAGCCCGAATGCCCGGCCAACGCCATCTACGCCGAAGAAGACCTGCCTGACTCACAGCTGGACTTCCTCAATCTCAACGCGGAACTTTCGCAAGACTGGCCCGTTATAACACAACAGAAAGACCCTCCCGCCGATGCCGCGGACTGGGATGGCAAGGCCGGTAAGCTCGAGCTCCTCGAACGCTGA
- the dnaB gene encoding replicative DNA helicase has product MAEIDSFSVPPVDRDAAVDALRVPPHSIEAEQSVLGGVMLSPSAWERVDGVVVETDFYRHDHQLVFRALKSLAEQEQPLDVVTVAEWLQQRDQLEEVGGLVFLNRLAADTPSAGNVKAYAEIVRERSVLRQMISVANDVADAGYHPNGRDSRELLDFAESRVLGIADQVEAAGGGFRGIAPILADTIDRIDELYSSGSTITGLPTGFSEFDQMTSGLQPSDLIIVAGRPSMGKTTFCMNIAENAAIQAEQPVAIFSMEMPGEQLAMRMISSLSMVELQKIRTGALTDADWPRITSAVALISERKIFIDDSPGLSPTEVRARARRLKREHGLGLIVLDYLQLMQIKGSSSDNRTAEISEISRSLKSLAKELNVPVIALSQLNRSLEQRTDKRPVMSDLRESGAIEQDADVIVFIYRDEVYNPESPDKGTAEILIRKQRNGPIGSTRVAFMGQFTRFDNYSPEYMGVDY; this is encoded by the coding sequence ATGGCCGAAATCGACTCCTTCAGTGTACCGCCCGTCGACCGCGACGCCGCCGTCGACGCCCTGCGCGTGCCGCCGCACTCGATCGAGGCGGAGCAGTCCGTGCTCGGCGGCGTGATGCTGAGCCCGAGCGCCTGGGAGCGGGTTGATGGTGTTGTCGTCGAAACCGACTTCTACCGCCACGACCACCAGCTCGTGTTTCGCGCGTTGAAATCCCTCGCCGAGCAGGAGCAGCCGCTCGACGTGGTTACCGTGGCCGAATGGCTTCAGCAGCGTGACCAGCTCGAGGAGGTTGGCGGCCTCGTGTTTCTGAACCGGCTGGCGGCCGATACACCGAGTGCGGGCAACGTCAAAGCCTACGCCGAAATCGTGCGCGAGCGCTCGGTGCTCCGCCAGATGATTTCGGTGGCCAACGACGTGGCCGACGCCGGGTACCACCCGAACGGCCGCGACAGCCGCGAGCTGCTCGATTTCGCCGAATCCAGGGTGCTTGGCATCGCCGATCAGGTGGAGGCAGCAGGCGGTGGCTTCCGCGGTATCGCGCCGATCCTGGCCGACACCATCGACCGCATCGACGAGCTCTACTCGAGTGGCTCGACCATCACCGGGCTGCCGACCGGCTTCTCCGAGTTCGACCAGATGACCTCGGGGTTGCAGCCCTCGGACCTGATCATCGTCGCTGGCCGCCCGTCGATGGGCAAGACCACATTCTGCATGAACATCGCCGAAAACGCGGCGATTCAGGCGGAGCAACCCGTTGCAATCTTCTCGATGGAGATGCCCGGCGAGCAACTCGCCATGCGGATGATCTCGTCGCTCTCGATGGTCGAGCTGCAGAAGATCCGCACCGGCGCACTGACCGACGCCGACTGGCCGCGCATCACCTCGGCGGTGGCGTTGATCAGCGAACGCAAGATCTTCATCGACGATTCGCCCGGCCTGTCGCCCACCGAGGTGCGTGCCCGGGCGCGCCGGCTCAAGCGTGAGCACGGCCTCGGCTTGATCGTGCTGGACTACCTCCAGCTCATGCAGATCAAGGGCTCGAGCAGCGACAACCGCACCGCGGAGATCTCCGAGATCAGCCGGTCACTGAAATCGCTGGCCAAGGAGCTCAACGTGCCGGTGATCGCCCTGTCGCAGCTCAACCGCTCGCTGGAGCAACGCACCGACAAGCGACCGGTCATGTCGGATCTGCGGGAATCGGGCGCCATCGAACAGGATGCCGACGTGATTGTGTTCATCTACCGCGACGAGGTCTACAACCCGGAGAGCCCCGACAAGGGCACTGCGGAAATCCTGATCCGCAAACAGCGGAACGGCCCGATCGGTAGCACGCGGGTGGCCTTCATGGGTCAATTCACCCGCTTCGACAACTACTCGCCGGAGTACATGGGCGTGGATTACTAG